One Miscanthus floridulus cultivar M001 chromosome 11, ASM1932011v1, whole genome shotgun sequence DNA window includes the following coding sequences:
- the LOC136494484 gene encoding lactoylglutathione lyase-like isoform X2: MLRVKDPKVSLDFYSRVMGMSLLKRLDFEEMKFSLYFLGYEDVTSAPDDHIKRTEWTFRQKATLELTHNWGTENDSEFKGYHNGNSDPRGFGHIGVTVDDVHKACERFERLGVEFVKKPDDGKIKGIAFIKDPDGYWIEIFDHTIGMVTSSAS, translated from the exons ATGTTACGTGTGAAGGACCCAAAAGTGAGCCTTGACTTCTACTCACGTGTGATGGGCATGTC GTTGCTGAAAAGGTTGGATTTTGAAGAGATGAAATTCAGTTTGTATTTTCTTGGTTACGAG GATGTGACCTCAGCCCCTGACGATCATATCAAGCGGACTGAATGGACCTTTAGGCAAAAAGCTACTCTTGAGCTCACCCA CAACTGGGGCACGGAAAATGACTCTGAATTCAAAGGTTACCATAATGGGAACTCAGACCCTCGTGGTTTTG GTCATATAGGAGTAACTGTGGATGATGTCCACAAGGCATGTGAACGCTTTGAACGTCTTGGGGTTGAGTTTGTGAAGAAACCTGATGATG GAAAAATCAAAGGCATCGCCTTCATCAAAGATCCTGACGGTTACTGGATCGAAATCTTTGACCACACCATTGGGATGGTGACTTCTTCAGCATCATGA